A stretch of DNA from Penaeus monodon isolate SGIC_2016 chromosome 20, NSTDA_Pmon_1, whole genome shotgun sequence:
AAGGcgtgaagataatgatggatCACCTATGTTTGCCTCTCCATCTTGACTTTCCTGTATTGCTTGCTCCAGTTCCATGATCTCTCGTAGACTTGTTGGTGGATCTAGCTTGAAAGCACAAGTTGAATTATTATCCTCTTGGTTTGAAGAGGTTCCTGCATCTTCTTCCTCTTGCAGACGCCGTGCAAGATTTTCATCTTCTCTTATTAAACTGTCCAATACCTCTGCTTCGTGAGAGAATTTTCCATCAAGTGTGTCAGCCCAATACTTGTGTATCTGATGACACAACTCTAGGGGTAAAATAACACTACGGTCCTCAGGAGATAAATCTCCATTCATAATACAGGAGCCTACACTACCAAACATGCTTGTAAGCTGAGAAGCAAAAAGAGGGTCCATCACAAGTGTTATGTATTGTGCTCCAGTATTATCACTCTTGTTTCCTTCACTTGAAGTATCCATCTTGGCTGATTTGTCTTTCTTGTTTCCATGCTTTTTCTTACTCTTAGCCTGTTTCACTTTGCTTGTGTTCAGCTCATTGTACTCTTTACCAGTCAACCTTTTTACTCTGTCATCAACTGATTCTGATAAGGCAAAGGATGCCTCAATCTCCTTCTTGCTGGTCAGAGCAATAGGATCTTGACTCTGCTTCATTTTCCTTGAACGATCTTCTACTAACACATCTGATACGTCACTACAATCTGCAAAAGATGACCTATCATCTTTTCCATCTCCGTGCTTGTTGTTTCAACCACAGATTCTGTGTCCACATCTGCTTCAAGTGGGTCTTCTTGACTTGTATCTAAATCTGCAACAGATGACATTTCATATCCACTATCTAACAATACATTCATTGCCCAATCCAAGTTATACTTGCACTTCTGAAGAACATCACGTAAATCTTCCTCTGGGATGTTCGGGAAAAATGCAGAAAGATTTTGCAATGGTTTGACCACAACAATATCAGCCACTTCTTCTGTCATTGTTCCCTTATCAAGCCTGAGTCTCCCCTTAGTGAGGGGACCTGTTCCAGTGAGAAGTGTATCTCTTGAGCTATTTGGTTTATAGTTGGGCTGTCCATAAAGCACTTTTAGTTCATACAAGTTGTTATCTAACTGCAAAGCTTCAAAATCAATAGACAGTGTCTGTGTTTCACTCTCTGCATATGTCACATTCTGGGGAAGACTTTGGCTATCACTGACAGgggattctctctctcgtccaattTGATCATCTGACTGACTCGAACTATTGCTGGTAATTGATGATGTGCGTGTATGTTTCTGATGCCTGCGAAGCTTGGGAACAGCACCAGTATGAGCTTGCGGTTCTGAGTTATCATGCAATGTCTTAGCTTTTCTAACCGAAAGGTTACTTTCCCTACTATCCTTTTCTTGATTGTCCCATGAAGTGACTCCTCCTTGGACTGGCTCCCATGACAAGTCATTGGGTTCCCCATTTGAATTTGAACTGCCTTCTTCTCTCAGCCATTTCAGGGGATCACCAGCTGCTCGTTTCCTTCTACTTCGACTGGGCTTGGAACACTGTTCATCAGAATCACTTGATTTACCTTTTTGTGATTCCCAGCTTACAGAGCTTACCCCTGCATCTGGATCAACACACTCCCAAGAGGTAAAACTTTCCCCTACTGTTGTTGTATCACTTCCTGGAGTTTGTAAGGTTTGTGTGCTTTCAGAAGATAAAGTATTGCTAGGAGACTTTTCTTGTTCACTAGTTTCTACTCTGTTTTCAATTTCAGAAAGTTCATTTCTATCACTGTCCAATAAATCTTGATACAGATTTTCAGCTCCATTTTCTAAAGGAATATTTTGATCTGCATACTGTTTACTGTCATTATGACCTGCTGTCTTTATCTTATCTTGCTGGTATGTTAGGCCAGTCACACCTCCACTCTCTTCTGTGCCAGTCTTACCATTACTAGACAAAACAGTTTTAACCTTTGTGTTAACTTCTTGTTTCTGAAATTGCAAGTTTTCAGTTGCTCCTGTAGATGTAACCACTGCCTCACCCATACTAATCAATGAAAATAAACTGAAATCTTGAGAATCACTTGTTTTATCTTCAGATATCTGATCACTTCCAACAGAAAGCAAAGCAGAAAAGTCCTCTGCCTTTCCTGGCCTCACTAGTGTGGAAAGGGGTTTTCCAAGTCTCTCTTCTACATTGCTGCAAAATTCATACATAGCTGAATCTTCTTCATCTAAGTTTTGAAGGACAGGAGTTTCAGCCCCATTCACCTGGGAACCCCTTTCTAACTGTCTGTTTCACTGCCGATCCAAAACTTGTCACCAAATCATTAAATTTTGTATCATCTACTTCCTCCTCACATGAAGCTTGTAGAGCCAAGTCATCCCAGTCGGTttcaatatcatcaacatcattatttgcTTCCTCAATGAGCAATTTTATTCTGTCTTCATCTGTTATATCAACAATATCCCTTTCATCAACTTTCATATCGTTTTCTATATCTGTATTTTCCTTTCCagatatttttacatttacttcaggtCCACTAACATCAGGAACATTTTCTCTGCCCTCTTTATTTCCCAGTTGGATATCTTCCACCATCTGGCTAATATTCTGTTGATTTTGTACTGTGCCaatttcttcctcatcctcatagcCTTCAACAATAACATCAGCATCCTCATCTTCACATTCTTCCACAAAGTTCTGAATATTGTGACTTGGAGAAAGGTGCTGATCCACATGCTTGTGCGGAatgatttctccctctttcaggGGCAGATTAGGATCAACATTTTTCCCTTCCAAGGAATTATCACACTCACTTTCATTTTTGATGGTACTATTTGATTGGGCACTTTTCAAGTTTGAAATTACAGTTAAAATTCTACTGTTACTGTCATAGTGTTCTTTCATTTCTGAGATCTTGTACTTTGGGACTCCATGAATATTCCGTTTTGCAAGTTCTTTTGGGTTGAACTTCCAACTAGTCTCTGGCTCCAGAATATCAACTTCATAACCATGATGCAAAGCCATTATTATATATGGCTTCATTTCCCAAGCTTGTACATTTGTATTGTCTATGATTACAGGTGTTCTACCTTCCTGGACCTTCACAAGAGCACGATGTTTATTCCACCCATGTGCTTCTGGGAGCCGATGTGGATCATATCTATACAAACCTTCTTCATTACAGAAAAAATCGTCTGTAGAGAGAATTACACCTGAACGACCTTTAATTATTTTGGCTAGAGATGTCTTTCCACTGCCTGGCAAACCACGCATCAACACCATTATTTTCACACCACTCACAATCTTATTGacaatctcttctctcttgctaATTTTTGTTCGAACTGGTGACTGCTCTTTCACATTAGTCCAAGGTTGGGCAGGTGTATTATTTCGGTTTACTGGCACCTTCAAGGGCCAAATCCCATTGTATGCTGTCTGTGTAAAAGCATTGGGCACAAATTCTGGGGCTAAAACCCACTGCGAGGTATCTTTGATGCGGCTGCTTTCACTGCTTTCAGCAGCATTAATCTTGAGTGGAGAATTGGAAGGTGAGGAGACAtcactctctatttctttttcccttctgatTTTGGGCCTCACTGATGGACTTCCAGACTCCTGCTTTTCCCGATTCCTTTCACCGCTCTCTCCTATAATTGTTCCCTGTGCCCAGGCTAGGGGAGTCAACACACTTTTGTTTCCCATTATTCCATTTAATGAGTTACTCCTGAGTAAATTTAGTTCCACTTCCTGTTCTTGGGAGACGCTAGCATTCATCTCTCCCTTGGCCTCAGGCACCTCTTCATCCCTTTCCTCGTCCTGTGGCGCAGGTTCTCTGGGCTCAGACGTCCTCCTGACCACACTGTCAGCCTGGACGGCCGCGAGGATGTGCGGCGGCAAATCATTCTCGTCTATCATGGTCATCAGCGTCTCCGAGGCCTTCCTGGTCTCCCACTCGCACCCCTGGAGGACCATCTTGATGACCTCGTGCTCCACCAGCGTCCCGAAGACCTCCTCGAACCTCGTCAACACTTCGCCGTGATCAGCGGCTCCCTCCATGGCTCATGCTCTTCCTCCTCGACTCTCGCTCTCGAAAACCGCGGAAACCTTTCTCACACGCGTCCCTCTCCTGCTGCGGACTGGCCCATTACAGACGCCCCTTCGTCACTGCACATGCACGGGCTCAATTCCGcgatcctttcctctttccctgcgACGCATTCTTATCACATGACGACAATAACCGCAGGAATTCTTCTTACCATAACAAAGTGCAGACTCACAACCCCGAGGAATCCGATACCCTTTCGTTCTCTTTATGGCTCCGCCGATCCCCTTCAGCACGAGTCTTTTGACTCTTAATCCTCCTANNNNNNNNNNNNNNNNNNNNNGTCGCAAAAGTTCACCTTAATTGTACTCCTTTCAGCTGGGCTTATTTTCGTAGGCTGACGAGTGAGGCTGGAAATAGCAGCTCAGTGTAATGGCCGAAGCCGACTCGTGCGCATTTCCTCTTGCTCATGCACGCGCTTCTGCATGATGGTTTAACGTGCGCTTTGTTCTCGTATTTTGCACATCACCTGATACTCGTGTTTTCGGTCATTGTTGCAAA
This window harbors:
- the LOC119585606 gene encoding LOW QUALITY PROTEIN: uncharacterized protein LOC119585606 (The sequence of the model RefSeq protein was modified relative to this genomic sequence to represent the inferred CDS: inserted 1 base in 1 codon; deleted 1 base in 1 codon), with amino-acid sequence MEGAADHGEVLTRFEEVFGTLVEHEVIKMVLQGCEWETRKASETLMTMIDENDLPPHILAAVQADSVVRRTSEPREPAPQDEERDEEVPEAKGEMNASVSQEQEVELNLLRSNSLNGIMGNKSVLTPLAWAQGTIIGESGERNREKQESGSPSVRPKIRREKEIESDVSSPSNSPLKINAAESSESSRIKDTSQWVLAPEFVPNAFTQTAYNGIWPLKVPVNRNNTPAQPWTNVKEQSPVRTKISKREEIVNKIVSGVKIMVLMRGLPGSGKTSLAKIIKGRSGVILSTDDFFCNEEGLYRYDPHRLPEAHGWNKHRALVKVQEGRTPVIIDNTNVQAWEMKPYIIMALHHGYEVDILEPETSWKFNPKELAKRNIHGVPKYKISEMKEHYDSNSRILTVISNLKSAQSNSTIKNESECDNSLEGKNVDPNLPLKEGEIIPHKHVDQHLSPSHNIQNFVEECEDEDADVIVEGYEDEEEIGTVQNQQNISQMVEDIQLGNKEGRENVPDVSGPEVNVKISGKENTDIENDMKVDERDIVDITDEDRIKLLIEEANNDVDDIETDWDDLALQASCEEEVDDTKFNDLVTSFGSAVKQQLERGSQVNGAETPVLQNLDEEDSAMYEFCSNVEERLGKPLSTLVRPGKAEDFSALLSVGSDQISEDKTSDSQDFSLFSLISMGEAVVTSTGATENLQFQKQEVNTKVKTVLSSNGKTGTEESGGVTGLTYQQDKIKTAGHNDSKQYADQNIPLENGAENLYQDLLDSDRNELSEIENRVETSEQEKSPSNTLSSESTQTLQTPGSDTTTVGESFTSWECVDPDAGVSSVSWESQKGKSSDSDEQCSKPSRSRRKRAAGDPLKWLREEGSSNSNGEPNDLSWEPVQGGVTSWDNQEKDSRESNLSVRKAKTLHDNSEPQAHTGAVPKLRRHQKHTRTSSITSNSSSQSDDQIGRERESPVSDSQSLPQNVTYAESETQTLSIDFEALQLDNNLYELKVLYGQPNYKPNSSRDTLLTGTGPLTKGRLRLDKGTMTEEVADIVVVKPLQNLSAFFPNIPEEDLRDVLQKCKYNLDWAMNVLLDSGYEMSSVADLDTSQEDPLEADVDTESVVETTSXGDGKDDRSSFADCSDVSDVLVEDRSRKMKQSQDPIALTSKKEIEASFALSESVDDRVKRLTGKEYNELNTSKVKQAKSKKKHGNKKDKSAKMDTSSEGNKSDNTGAQYITLVMDPLFASQLTSMFGSVGSCIMNGDLSPEDRSVILPLELCHQIHKYWADTLDGKFSHEAEVLDSLIREDENLARRLQEEEDAGTSSNQEDNNSTCAFKLDPPTSLREIMELEQAIQESQDGEANIGDPSLSSRLNLQRLYAEYPHVDPEALKEEFTRSGYNYRETVERLCNRYGAEQGAPKTVIAPEAMYRYEQQMILQAQKESLDMEEKARREREQEEEIQPDDPQVYRDEAQMHYQQRQEAFRKAQEASRQGMKAVAAYYARIGNLHTTKLIEANKRASKKILEAVNAKKKDANTLDLHLLHVSEALGATQAFLKERERVLTTMRGVNQMQVFLITGRGNHSIGGQARLKPAIKDFLRGNGYLFHEANSGMFVVTLRA